In Campylobacter sp. RM16187, the DNA window CCGCTATGCTTTTAAGATACTCTTTGGGCGAAAAAGAGGCCGCAAATAGTATAGAAAATGCAGTTAAAATGGCTTTAGCTGAGGGTTATAGGACAAAGGATATCGCTGATTTTGGCGCTAAAGAGATATGCACCACAAGCGAGATGGGCGGAATAATAGCTAAATTTATAGGAAAACAGTGAAAAATACTATCACGGAAGCTTTGATTTATGAGGCGCAAGGGCTTCAAGACGATGCTCTTTTAGTCTATAGAAATATATTAAAGAATGAGCCCGGCAACAAAGATGCTGTAAGTGCGATTAGAAGGCTTAGCGGACTTAGAAAACGAGATCCTAATTTAAACGAGCAGATGCGTGATTTCTTTATAAATATGAAAAGCGATGAAGAGATAATAGAATTTAAAAGGTGGCTGATAAGATTATGAAATTAGAAGATATTGCAAAAATGGCCATAGATGAGGTTGCGGCAGAACTTAAAGAGATAAGCTCTATCGAACATCATACAACTAAAAATGAGCAGATTAAAGATGAGCCGGAAGCAGAAAAATTTAATATAAACGGCGAAGAGATATTTTTAAAAAATTTAAAAGAGCGAATCTTGGTACTTTTTGAAGGGTTAAATGCCGTAAGTAGAGAAAATTTAGAGGATAGATTAGAGCTTACTTTGAAATTTTTAGAATTTGTACTTGCCAATGTTGAAAACAGGCTTGATAATCTCAAAACTAAATGAGCTAAACTGGGTAAGAAATTTACTACGACCCTATACTAAACGTGCTTATATCGTGGGCGGCTCGGTTCGCGATATCTTTCTTGGAAGAAAAATAACCGATTTTGATATAGAAATTTATGATATCCATCCTGCTAAATTTGATGAATTAATGAGTCAATATGGAGCAAGTGGAGTTGGTAAGAGCTATTTTGTTTATAAATTAAACGGCTTTGATCTTAGCTTGCCTCGTATCGAAAATAAAGTCGGAGAAGGACATAAAGCCTTTGATGTAAGTTATTGCAACGATGAAAAGAGTGCCTCTATGAGGCGTGATTTTACCGTAAATTCTATCATGATCAATATCTTTGATGATAAAATACTTGATTTTTGGAGCGGATTAGATGATATCAAAAAAGGTGTTTTAAGACATATTGATGACGAGAAGTTTTGCGAAGACTCATTAAGGGTTTTACGCGGAATTCAGTTTAGTGCCAGATTTGATTTTAAAATTTCACAAAAAACACTAAAATTGATGAAAACAATAAGCTTAAAAGATCTAAGTAAAGACAGAATAAGCGGTGAAATGCTAAAACTTTTTAATGCCAAATTTCAAAGTACAGGAGCTAAATACCTTTATAGGCTTGGACTTTTTAAAGAGTTGTTTGGCTTAAATTTAAATAAAAATCAGCTGATTAAGTTTCAAAAAAAACTTACAAGCGTTAGAAAATTTAAAAAAGATCAAAAAGAGTTTTTATATCTGCTTAGAGAATTTGGGTTACAAGATAGAGTGGTGAAGGATCTAAATTTACCAAATAGCTTTATCTCTGTTTTTAGGGAACCATTTTTTAAAGGAAGAGTGAGTGATAAAGATCTTTTACGTATCGCAATTAAGATGCCTTTAAGAGATTGGCTTGGGTTAAATTCAGCAAGCCTTGTAAGAAGAGCTAAAAAATTTGGAATATACGATAGCAAGTTTGAGCCACTTATAAATATCGATGAGATATTAAGAGCGGGCTTTAAAAATGAGGCTATAGGGGCTGAAATTTTAAGGCGACAAAATTTAGCCATAGATGAGTTTTTGAAAAATAAATTTTAATTGTTATAAAAGTCCAAATTGGCTAAAATAAGAGCTTTTTAAAAGACAAAAGGCAATGAAAATGAAAAAATATATTCTTAAAATTGAGTGCCAGGATGAGAAAGGACTCATTTATAGAATTTGTGATGTGGTATTTAAATATCATCTAAATATCGAGACAAATAATGAATTTGTAGATGAAGATAATAATAGGTTTTTTATGCGAGCCTCGCTTGTAGGTAATATAAATACAGCCGAATTTATAGGCACACTTGAAGCTTTCTTGCCAAAAGGTGCGATTATAGAGTGTGTGGAGGCTGCCAAAAAAGATATTATTATTTTAGCCACTAAAGAGGCGCATTGTCTTGGAGATCTATTAATAAAGCATCACAGCGGAGAGTTAAATGCCAATATCTTAGCGGTTATTGCAAATCGTGAAATTTTAAGAGAGCTGGTTGAAAAATTTAATATCCCTTTTCACTACGTCAATTCTGATGACATCGAGAGACAAGAGCATGAAAAAAGAGTGCTTGAAGCAATGAGTCAGTATAAATTTGATTACGCAGTGCTTGCAAAATACATGAGAATTCTATCGCCAAATTTTGTAAAACACTATCCAAAAAAGATTATAAATATACACCACTCGTTTTTACCTGCATTTATCGGAGCTAATCCATATAAACAAGCCTATGAGCGCGGAGTAAAAATCATAGGAGCAACGGCTCACTTTGTAAATGATGATTTGGATGAAGGGCCGATTATCTCTCAAGATGTAATAAACGTAAATCATGAGATGAGTTGGCAGCAGATGCAAAAAGCCGGTAGAAACTGTGAAAAAAGCGTTCTTGCGGCAGCACTTGATCTGGCTCTTGAGGACAGGTTGTTTGTGTATAAAAACAGAGTAGTTGTCTTTTAATGTTTAATATAGTTCTGCTTAGCCCTCAAATTCCCCAAAATACAGGCTCTATAGGCAGAATGTGCGTAAATGCTAATTTAACTTTGCATATTA includes these proteins:
- the purU gene encoding formyltetrahydrofolate deformylase, which gives rise to MKKYILKIECQDEKGLIYRICDVVFKYHLNIETNNEFVDEDNNRFFMRASLVGNINTAEFIGTLEAFLPKGAIIECVEAAKKDIIILATKEAHCLGDLLIKHHSGELNANILAVIANREILRELVEKFNIPFHYVNSDDIERQEHEKRVLEAMSQYKFDYAVLAKYMRILSPNFVKHYPKKIINIHHSFLPAFIGANPYKQAYERGVKIIGATAHFVNDDLDEGPIISQDVINVNHEMSWQQMQKAGRNCEKSVLAAALDLALEDRLFVYKNRVVVF
- a CDS encoding CCA tRNA nucleotidyltransferase, giving the protein MLKTGLIISKLNELNWVRNLLRPYTKRAYIVGGSVRDIFLGRKITDFDIEIYDIHPAKFDELMSQYGASGVGKSYFVYKLNGFDLSLPRIENKVGEGHKAFDVSYCNDEKSASMRRDFTVNSIMINIFDDKILDFWSGLDDIKKGVLRHIDDEKFCEDSLRVLRGIQFSARFDFKISQKTLKLMKTISLKDLSKDRISGEMLKLFNAKFQSTGAKYLYRLGLFKELFGLNLNKNQLIKFQKKLTSVRKFKKDQKEFLYLLREFGLQDRVVKDLNLPNSFISVFREPFFKGRVSDKDLLRIAIKMPLRDWLGLNSASLVRRAKKFGIYDSKFEPLINIDEILRAGFKNEAIGAEILRRQNLAIDEFLKNKF